The stretch of DNA CAGGAACTGCTGGAGCGAGCGGTCATGATCCACCGGGACGCCTTCCTCCCGCACTTCTGCCTGGGTGCGTCGCTGGCGGGCCGCGGGCAGCCCCAGCCGGCGGCGGCCTTCCTGGAACGGGCGGTCGAGATCGACGGCGTGCCCCAGGCGCTCTACCTGCTCGGCCGTTGCCGCTACGAGATGGGCCGGCTCGCACCGGCGATCGAATCCCTGGTGCAGGCGGTTCAGATCGACCCCTCGTTCGAGGAATGCCACCACCTCCTCGGTCTCTGCTACCTGGACCGGGGCTGGAACCGCAAGGCCCTGACCGCGTTCCGCACCGCCCAACAACTGAACCCGAGGCGGATGCGCTATCGGGATCTGATCGCCTACCTCTCGGGCCGGACCGGAGCCGAGCTGCCGGCGACCAGTCCGGCGGCCGCCGACTGGGTGAGCCGCGGCGAGGAGGCGATCGCGTCCGGCGATGCGCAGGAGGCGCTGCGCTGCTACCGGGAGGCGCTGGCGCTCGACCCGGAGAACCCGACCCTGTTGATGACGTACGCCCTCGCGTGCCTGCAGCTCGACCGCAGCCAGGAGATCGCACAGTTGACGCAGCGGGTGCTCGACTCGAACCCCGGCGAGATGCTGCGGGCGACGGCGTACGCGACCCTGATCGAGTCCCTGCGCAGCGAGGGCAGGTACCGGGAAGGAAACAAGGTCGGACGACGCCTCCTGGACGAGGGCGGGTCGAACTTCTCGAAGAGCATCGCCTACTACGAGATGGCCTACAACCTGGCCGAGATGGATGAAGATCTCGACCGGGCGCTCGACTTCGCGCGCCGGTCCCTGGAGCATGCGCCGGAGGAACTGCGCCAGTTTCCGCTCGCGGCGCTCGGCTGGGTCCACTACAAGCGGCGGGAGCTGGACGAGGCGATCGACTTCCTGTCCCAGTCGATTGAGCTCGGGCCGTCGACAACGGTGCTTACGCGGCTGGGCATGGCGCTCCTGGCTTCCGGCGACGAGGACGGCGCGCGCCGGGTGCTGGCCCGGGCTCGACGGCTCGATGACCGCGGTGACGCGATCGAGGAACGGATGATGGAGTTCATGAAAGACTCCGCGCGGATCATCGAGCGCGTGCGCGGTCGCGCCTAGCAAGACGATGCGTTGGAGCAACTACTACCTCATGACCGCGCGCGAGGCGCCCCGCGACGCCGAGGTCATCAGTCACCAGTTGATGGCCCGCTCAGGCCTCATCCGGCGGCTGGCGGCCGGGATCTACACGATGCAGCCGGCGGGCTGGCGGACGATGCGCAAGCTGATGGCGATCGTCCGGCGCGA from Acidobacteriota bacterium encodes:
- a CDS encoding tetratricopeptide repeat protein, coding for MYCQACGAHNEDDAEYCQRCRQKLMVLSGSSAPAEESLDGGDEEFSFDEHLLERISILEEVLKRTGETVQKVLSAMHRQEESILVHHAGMLALRDLLERRELLDAAEWSDLWESKMDDQFQVLEKRERFAARKDRILGLYEGRRRPAFEQLLEEAELALGGLDLAKAMEALEKAAGIDRGNHELARFLGESHFQDGHLERSLDYMSRVLATKPDHVQGLVYSGVIRLQQGEEQRGQELLERAVMIHRDAFLPHFCLGASLAGRGQPQPAAAFLERAVEIDGVPQALYLLGRCRYEMGRLAPAIESLVQAVQIDPSFEECHHLLGLCYLDRGWNRKALTAFRTAQQLNPRRMRYRDLIAYLSGRTGAELPATSPAAADWVSRGEEAIASGDAQEALRCYREALALDPENPTLLMTYALACLQLDRSQEIAQLTQRVLDSNPGEMLRATAYATLIESLRSEGRYREGNKVGRRLLDEGGSNFSKSIAYYEMAYNLAEMDEDLDRALDFARRSLEHAPEELRQFPLAALGWVHYKRRELDEAIDFLSQSIELGPSTTVLTRLGMALLASGDEDGARRVLARARRLDDRGDAIEERMMEFMKDSARIIERVRGRA